Part of the Candidatus Abawacabacteria bacterium genome, TGGTGATTTGTCAGAAAATGCTGAATACACGGAAGCTCGCGATGAACAAGCGTTTGTCGAAGGACGTATTTTGCAATTGGAACAACAAATCAAAAATGCCAAAATTATTTCTGGCACCAAAAAGCATGTCACTATTGTTCAAATTGGTCACAGCGTAGTACTCAAAAACCTTATCTCCAATCAAAAAGAAACTTACGTTATTGTAGGTTCCACCGAAGCAGACCCACTCAACGGTAAAATATCCAATGAATCACCCGTAGGAAAAAGCATCCTGGGTAAGGAAGTGGGTAGCAAAGTAGATGTCTTAGTACCAGAAGGTCATGCTCAATACGAGATTCTTAGTATTGAATAATTCCCTTTAAGGCGTTGGCTGAATTATTAATTTCAATCCAGGATCATCGAGATCCACAACTTGGATGTTATTGATAATAGCTTGCCGATTTAGTTCAATATTTCGCTTGCGGATAGTAGCTCTGTCCAGTAGGGGAAATGCTTGATTGGCTGATTGTACTAGTAATTGAGCTTCACTATTGAGTCGAGCTAATTGATAATTTGCTTCGACAAAAGCAGTATAATGGGTAATCACTTCAGCTGAATCGGGAGAAAGTGCTAATAATCTATTCACTTCACTCAGTGAAATGTTTAACTGACGCAGTGTGTCTTCCTTAGCCGCATTCACTTCAATTTTCTTTGCATTCAAAGTAGCCAACCATTGTTGAGCGTCATTGAGACTTTCGCTCAGCTTGTCAGAGTATTCAGCCAATGCTTGTTCACGATTATCTTTTCCTTGTAAATAAGCCCAAACATCAAATGTTAAAGTTTGCTCCAATACTCCAAGAACCTGCAATAAAGCAATTTTAGGCTCATCAGCTGTTATATCACTAGGTTCTAAAGAAAACTTTGGCTGTAATAAAGCGTTAAAACTCGCAACTCCTAGCATTGAAGCTGCTTGATTAGCTTGATCAATAGCTACATTTCTTTTCGTTTCATCGATATTTATTTCCTCTGGAGTAGTGGGGATACTGGGCCCGCTAAAAAGATAGATCAATCCCCAGATAAGCAAAAATAGGACAAAAACTCCCAAGAGGATTTTTCCCCAAGGAATGCTGCTAACAAATTCTTGCAGATTATTACTCTCGCCATCTTCGCTGCTGGACATTTGTCCATTATTACCATTGGCACTCATGGATGGCATCTCTTCTACAGATGGGTCTGTATTCTCCTGAGTAGCAGCAGTGTTCTGAGTATTATTGGGTGTATCCATAAAATTTATCCAAATAAGAGTTATTCTAACAGCAGTAAAGATGTTGTCAACATTTGCATATATGCAACTACTTTTATATAGTGCGTTCGCTTTTGAAATGCCGAGGTAGCTCAGTGGTAGAGCGAAGGACTGAAAATCCTTGCGTCGTGAGTCCAATTCTCACCCTCGGCACCAACCTGCGCTCTGCGAGCTTCGGTTGGCACGGCCAACTTGAAGGATACGAGAGTTAGGTTAAGCCAGCAATTTACGAGCAGCTGAGCCAGCGCAGTGTTAGGCTACCGAAGTCGCGATTAGCGCGCAGGTACGCCACTACCAATTAGGGCGCGTGGTGGAATGGCAGACACGCAAGACTTAAAATCTTGTTCCTGAAAAGGAGTGTGGGTTCGATCCCCACCGCGCCCACCAACAGGTATTTACGGCTTCCCAAAGGCGATATATCGACATCAAGTCAGGGTATTGACCTTGGTTGTGTTATATTTTTATTTGTACTATATTGACCTCCTTTCAAAAAATACGATATGTCATCAAATGTTGAATTGTTCCAATATTATGATGCTTCTTTTGAGGCATTCCGCAATTGCATTGATCAGATCGCTATGGGGCGCAATAATACTTCTGTAATAGAAAAAAGTAAAAATCTTGAGGCAACTTTGCACTTGATGCTTGAGGCAAAAGCTATGGATCCTGATTGGGACGCCCTGCCAGTTGAGCTTCAAGATCAATATCATCGATTATTTGCTCATTATGGCGAAGTCGGATATGTACGCTACCAAAACAATTTAGGTATGGCTCGTTGTATAGAAACCTTTAAAGGCAAAATAGTAGTAGGTCAAAAGGCAACACGCCGAGCCTTCTCTGAGATTTATGTACGCCCGGACTACCCTGAAGTTAACACAGTATTGGCTGATTTTGCTCAAAATCTATCTGATGCTGGTATTGAGACAGAAAGGGTTTTTGCTCACGAAGATATTCAACCTCAAGACTTTCAACTTCCAAGAGACCGGTTTGGAATAAATCAACCGTACGTTAAAATCCTTCCCACTGGAATTATAGGTGAATTACTACCTGATCGTCTTACGATAGCTTATTCTAAA contains:
- the greA gene encoding transcription elongation factor GreA; translation: MASTKLSKNARPKTTKATRTQAQEEVLLTKEGLDALVIELNTLKTVRRKEVAQRLKEAISYGDLSENAEYTEARDEQAFVEGRILQLEQQIKNAKIISGTKKHVTIVQIGHSVVLKNLISNQKETYVIVGSTEADPLNGKISNESPVGKSILGKEVGSKVDVLVPEGHAQYEILSIE